A section of the Flaviflexus equikiangi genome encodes:
- a CDS encoding NAD-dependent epimerase/dehydratase family protein gives MKVLILGGTGFLSRETARSFLRTGHDVTCAARGVSGTPPEGAVFVRWDRDEGTTLEIPTPDVVIDVATNPDHVARALGQFPDARWIYISTISVYPVVTEPAGTPETTPVCEPATSGDYGRLKVACENLVRASNHVIVRPGLIIGPGDPTGRFTYWPARIDQASADGMPYIAPGEPDEWVQWIDVRDLADWCVVLAGSTITGTFDAVGPAVTRDEFLIELSTIAHPTPVWLSAAELSRHEVSFWAGDRAIPLWIPVAEMAGLMARDHRPSESAGLRTRPLAVTARDTLPWHHAGGPAGGLTRAEELAVLAELGHITPGSQP, from the coding sequence ATGAAGGTACTCATCCTTGGCGGGACGGGCTTCCTCTCCCGCGAGACGGCACGATCCTTCCTGCGGACAGGACACGATGTCACGTGCGCTGCGCGCGGCGTCAGCGGTACCCCGCCGGAGGGCGCGGTCTTCGTGCGCTGGGATCGAGACGAGGGAACCACGCTCGAGATTCCCACACCCGATGTGGTGATCGACGTGGCGACGAATCCTGACCATGTCGCCCGTGCCCTCGGCCAGTTCCCTGACGCACGGTGGATCTACATCTCGACGATCAGCGTATACCCCGTCGTGACGGAACCCGCGGGCACTCCCGAGACGACTCCAGTCTGCGAGCCCGCGACGAGCGGTGACTACGGCAGGCTCAAGGTTGCCTGCGAGAACCTCGTCAGGGCATCGAACCACGTCATCGTGCGTCCCGGACTCATCATCGGCCCGGGTGATCCGACCGGCCGTTTCACGTATTGGCCCGCCCGGATCGACCAGGCATCAGCCGATGGTATGCCCTATATCGCGCCGGGGGAACCGGATGAATGGGTGCAGTGGATCGATGTTCGGGATCTGGCCGACTGGTGTGTTGTTCTCGCGGGGAGCACGATCACCGGGACATTCGATGCGGTCGGTCCCGCCGTGACGCGTGACGAGTTCCTCATCGAGCTCTCGACCATCGCTCATCCCACCCCCGTCTGGCTCAGCGCGGCAGAGCTCTCCCGCCACGAGGTCTCGTTCTGGGCCGGAGACCGCGCCATCCCGCTGTGGATACCGGTGGCGGAGATGGCGGGGCTTATGGCGCGCGATCATCGACCGTCCGAGAGTGCAGGATTGCGCACCCGCCCGCTGGCCGTGACCGCACGCGATACTCTCCCCTGGCATCATGCGGGCGGGCCCGCGGGCGGACTGACCCGGGCTGAGGAACTCGCCGTCCTGGCCGAGCTGGGCCATATCACTCCGGGTTCTCAGCCCTGA
- a CDS encoding SDR family oxidoreductase, whose amino-acid sequence MALNDPRTYFPKVDPPKQIQEHPGLDRDLEPQADIGLETYVGHGRLEGRKALITGGDSGIGAAVAIAYAREGADVAISYLPEEQVDADRVIAAIEAAGRKALALPGDLMELEQCQHIVDETVAAFGGLDILVNNASRQIWHDGIEEISDEDFDLTMKSNIYSSYRVTKAALKHMVAGSSIIFTSSIQAYQPSDVLLDYAMTKAAMNNLSKGLAEQLAPKGIRVNSVIPGPIWTPLQPSHGQPQEKVTTFGQDTPLGRAGHPVELAGAYVFLASDEASYIAGESLGVTGGRITP is encoded by the coding sequence ATGGCATTGAACGATCCGAGAACATATTTTCCAAAAGTTGATCCGCCGAAACAGATCCAGGAACACCCCGGCCTCGATCGGGACCTCGAACCGCAGGCCGATATCGGTCTCGAGACCTATGTGGGCCACGGCCGTCTCGAAGGCCGCAAGGCCCTCATCACCGGCGGTGATTCCGGCATCGGGGCAGCCGTCGCGATCGCCTACGCACGTGAGGGCGCTGACGTGGCGATCTCCTATCTCCCCGAGGAACAGGTTGACGCCGATCGTGTGATCGCCGCGATTGAAGCGGCCGGCAGGAAGGCGCTTGCACTGCCCGGCGACCTCATGGAACTCGAGCAGTGCCAGCATATCGTCGACGAGACGGTCGCGGCGTTCGGCGGGCTCGATATCCTTGTCAACAATGCGAGCCGGCAGATCTGGCACGACGGCATCGAAGAGATCTCCGACGAAGATTTCGACCTGACGATGAAGTCGAATATCTACAGCTCGTACCGCGTGACGAAGGCGGCCCTCAAGCACATGGTGGCCGGCTCCTCGATCATCTTCACCTCCTCCATCCAGGCCTATCAGCCCTCCGACGTCCTCCTCGACTACGCGATGACGAAGGCGGCGATGAACAACCTGTCGAAGGGTCTCGCGGAGCAGCTCGCCCCGAAGGGCATCCGGGTCAACTCCGTGATCCCGGGGCCGATATGGACGCCGCTGCAGCCGAGCCACGGGCAGCCGCAGGAGAAGGTCACAACCTTCGGACAGGACACGCCGCTCGGACGCGCGGGCCATCCTGTCGAACTCGCAGGGGCCTACGTCTTCCTCGCCTCCGACGAGGCCTCCTACATCGCTGGGGAATCTCTCGGCGTGACAGGCGGGCGAATCACGCCCTAG
- a CDS encoding AI-2E family transporter, whose protein sequence is MPLFSRRPENRPNPASPAEPSQPPPRSTLPGADSGVPPLLAKMGMGSWYLIGILIIVWVIVFATATVSFIFVTIFLALVATSVLRPMTDFLDRWVPRVVAMIASLLLLFGIVGGLLTFVVVSVRGEWDNLASEFSTGLDSILDLLENNSLPWSVTAEEANQWVSDTVDSGIEWLQENTGQISSTIMSSAGTIGVLIMILSIAFLATIFFLMSGAQMWLWFLNELPERRRDITHRAAMAGWIAFSGYARGTIIIALINGVLAFLLLLVLGVPLAAPLAVLVVIGTFIPLFGAPAAMIVATIVAFAANGPIIALVVLLGIALIGQLEGDLFQPLIMGKQVSLHPLVIALGVAAGTYLAGLLGAIISIPILSVIWAVYKVLRRQDPPRTELPAVDREELLES, encoded by the coding sequence ATGCCACTCTTCTCGAGACGACCCGAGAACCGACCGAACCCCGCCAGCCCTGCCGAGCCCAGCCAGCCGCCCCCCAGGAGCACTCTTCCCGGTGCGGATAGCGGGGTCCCGCCCCTCCTCGCCAAGATGGGGATGGGTTCCTGGTATCTCATCGGGATCCTCATCATCGTCTGGGTGATCGTCTTCGCGACCGCGACAGTTTCCTTCATCTTTGTCACGATCTTCCTCGCCCTCGTCGCGACCTCCGTCCTGCGCCCCATGACGGACTTCCTCGACCGGTGGGTGCCGCGCGTGGTCGCGATGATCGCCTCTCTCCTTCTTCTCTTCGGCATCGTCGGGGGCCTTCTCACCTTCGTCGTCGTCTCGGTTCGCGGCGAATGGGACAATCTCGCATCCGAGTTCTCAACAGGTCTCGATTCGATCCTTGACCTGCTCGAGAACAACTCCCTGCCGTGGAGCGTCACTGCGGAGGAGGCCAACCAGTGGGTATCGGACACTGTCGACAGCGGGATCGAATGGCTGCAGGAGAACACGGGCCAGATCTCGTCCACCATCATGTCGAGTGCCGGCACGATCGGCGTCCTCATCATGATCCTGTCGATCGCTTTTCTCGCCACGATCTTCTTCCTCATGTCCGGGGCCCAGATGTGGCTGTGGTTCCTCAACGAACTTCCCGAACGCCGCCGCGACATCACTCATCGCGCCGCCATGGCGGGCTGGATCGCGTTCTCGGGGTATGCGAGGGGAACGATCATCATCGCCCTCATCAACGGAGTCCTCGCATTCCTGCTCCTGCTCGTCCTCGGCGTCCCGCTCGCCGCTCCCCTGGCCGTCCTCGTCGTCATCGGCACGTTTATCCCGCTCTTCGGAGCCCCAGCCGCCATGATTGTCGCAACGATCGTCGCCTTCGCGGCGAACGGCCCCATCATCGCCCTCGTCGTCCTCCTCGGCATCGCCCTCATCGGCCAGCTCGAAGGAGACCTCTTCCAGCCGCTGATCATGGGCAAGCAGGTGTCCCTCCATCCCCTTGTCATTGCTCTCGGGGTCGCGGCCGGAACCTATCTCGCCGGCCTTCTCGGGGCAATCATCTCCATCCCCATCCTCTCCGTCATCTGGGCCGTCTACAAGGTGCTGCGCCGCCAGGATCCGCCGCGCACAGAGCTGCCAGCGGTGGACAGGGAGGAACTCCTCGAGTCGTGA